The nucleotide window GGATGAACGCCGCCACCATGCTCGGGCAGTCCAAGACCGCCCAGCAGGCCGAGATCGACGCCGCCTGCGAGCTGGCCGACTTCTGGCGCTTCAACGTCCACTACGCCCGCCGGCTGCTGGCCGAGCAGCCGCCGGAGAACTCGCCGGGGGTGTGGAACCGGCTCGACCACCGCCCGCTCGAGGGCCCGGTGTACGCGATCAGCCCGTTCAACTTCACCGCCATCGCCGGCAACCTGTCCACGGCGCCCGCCCTCATGGGCAACACCGTGGTGTGGAAGGCCGCCCCGACCCAGACCCTCGCGGCGGTCGTCCTCATGGACCTGCTGCGCGAGGCCGGGCTCCCGGACGGCGTGGTCAACCTGCTCACCGGCGACGGCGTGGTGGTCAGCGACGTCGTGCTCAGGGCCCGGGACCTGGCCGGCATCCACTTCACCGGGTCGACCACGGTGTTCCAGAGCCTGTGGCGCACGGTGGGCGAGAACATCTCCTCCTACGCGGCCTACCCGCGGCTGGTCGGCGAGACCGGGGGCAAGGACTTCGTCGTCGCCCACGCCAGCGCCGACCCCGGGAGCCTGGTGACGGCCATGGTGCGGGGCGCCTTCGAGTACCAGGGCCAGAAGTGCTCGGCGGCCAGCCGGGCCTACGTGCCGGCCTCGCTGTGGCGGGCCGGGGTCCGCGACGAGCTCGCCGCCATGACGGAGTCCATCACCTACGGGCCGGTCGACGACCTGTCGAACTTCGGCGGCGCCGTCATCGACGACCGCTCGTTCGCCCGCAACACCCAGGCGATCGACCGCGCGCGGCAGACGCCCGGCATCGACGTGCTCGCCGGCGGCACCTACGACGGCTCCGAGGGGTACTTCGTCCGCCCCACGGTGCTCGTCGGTGAGGACCCCACCGACGAGATCTTCACGACCGAGTACTTCGGCCCGGTCCTCGGCGTCCACGTCTACGACGACTCCGTGCCCGGCGGCTGGGAGGCGATGCTCGCGCAGATGGAGTCCGTCACCGACTACGGCCTCACCGGCGCGGTGTTCGCCCGCGACCGGTACGCGGTCCACGAGGCGACGAGCGCGCTGCGGTTCGCCGCGGGCAACTTCTACGTCAACGACAAGCCGACCGGCGCGGTCGTCGGGCAGCAGCCGTTCGGCGGCGGGCGGGCCTCGGGCACCAACGACAAGGCCGGCGCCGTGCACAACCTCATGCGGTGGGTGTCCCCGCGCACCATCAAGGAGACGTTCGTCGCGCCGACCGAGCACCGCTACCCGCACATGGGCTGAGCGCCGGGCGGGACAGGCCGGGCCGGGCCGTCAGTCCGCGACGACCCGGTCCCGGCCGCGCCGCTTGGCGCGGTAGAGGTTCTGGTCGGCGTGGCTCAGCAGCGAGCGGTGGGAGCGGTCGCCGACCTCCCCGAGCTCGCCGACCGCCAGGCCGGCCGACACGGTGAGGGTGATCGTCGAGCCGCCGGTGCGGACCTCGGCGGCGGCCACCGCGCGGCGGACCTCCTCGAGCACCTCGACCGCCCGGCCCTGGGCGTCGTCGCCGCGGGCGCCGAGCACCACGGCGAACTCCTCGCCGCCGATCCGGAACAGCCGGGCGCGGGGGTCGACCTCGGCCAGGCGCCG belongs to Aquipuribacter hungaricus and includes:
- the pruA gene encoding L-glutamate gamma-semialdehyde dehydrogenase, which encodes SHADAADALEACRRAAGPWRRLPFDERAAVLLRAADLLTGPWRARMNAATMLGQSKTAQQAEIDAACELADFWRFNVHYARRLLAEQPPENSPGVWNRLDHRPLEGPVYAISPFNFTAIAGNLSTAPALMGNTVVWKAAPTQTLAAVVLMDLLREAGLPDGVVNLLTGDGVVVSDVVLRARDLAGIHFTGSTTVFQSLWRTVGENISSYAAYPRLVGETGGKDFVVAHASADPGSLVTAMVRGAFEYQGQKCSAASRAYVPASLWRAGVRDELAAMTESITYGPVDDLSNFGGAVIDDRSFARNTQAIDRARQTPGIDVLAGGTYDGSEGYFVRPTVLVGEDPTDEIFTTEYFGPVLGVHVYDDSVPGGWEAMLAQMESVTDYGLTGAVFARDRYAVHEATSALRFAAGNFYVNDKPTGAVVGQQPFGGGRASGTNDKAGAVHNLMRWVSPRTIKETFVAPTEHRYPHMG